A stretch of Aristophania vespae DNA encodes these proteins:
- a CDS encoding autotransporter assembly complex protein TamA, whose translation MKPVRTLSLCLTLVISHFLGVQQAFSETATSQEKEQSLAYEINIKKTADSNVDSALQAASQLVALQKTHHIGPYALAGRIRSDYGRLEGGLRSEGFYGGSVEIKVFVLDQEYDGRDPALAGILSQLPEGKTVKITASATLASRYHVGAIELLSAHDEAHRVDLKAIPLTSEEKKAFGVKIGDKAIAKNILASQTRLEDYLHEEGYGLASVSRPKAILNHDRHEITVRTYVNKGPKLVVGPFHFKGLKHVKQDYVARRIHLHEGELYKPSSIENSRLDLGSTGLFSAIQIENAPPVISISPDKSEVENVSQAMPLNFSFTEGKRHRVAGEVGFSTDLGGRLGASWLHRNLLGRGEQLKISALATGLGGSAQQGLGYDGYVDFSKPDFLDRGRVLNLRAEGVRQLLYSYHQTALILRGGFSQPINDEWKLNGAISLEQENIKQFGKSRNYFIASLPLGVDYDGTGRTSPIDPATHGVKISISVTPSESLEHQTSFFAILNGQISTYFDIHNLGLTRPGRSIIALRGIVGSIQGATTWDIPPDQRLYAGGQSTVRGFRYQGVGPQFRNSKYAIGGSSMDAATIEYRQRLFKSFGTALFVDAGQVGKGSMPGHGKLRVGYGAGVRYFTPIGPVRLDIALPYKRPPRGDKWELYIGLGESF comes from the coding sequence GTGAAGCCTGTTAGGACGTTAAGTTTATGCTTAACGCTTGTGATCAGTCATTTTTTAGGCGTACAGCAAGCTTTTTCTGAAACGGCAACGTCGCAAGAAAAAGAGCAGAGTCTGGCCTATGAAATAAATATTAAAAAAACGGCTGATAGTAATGTCGATAGTGCTTTGCAGGCTGCATCTCAGCTCGTGGCTTTACAAAAAACCCATCATATTGGGCCTTATGCTCTGGCAGGTCGTATCCGTAGTGATTATGGAAGATTAGAAGGGGGCCTCAGATCTGAAGGATTTTATGGTGGTTCTGTCGAAATTAAGGTTTTTGTGCTGGATCAAGAGTACGATGGCAGAGATCCGGCCCTTGCAGGAATTTTAAGCCAGTTACCAGAGGGTAAAACCGTAAAAATAACAGCGTCAGCCACTTTGGCTAGCCGTTATCATGTTGGAGCAATAGAGCTGCTTTCTGCTCATGATGAGGCCCATCGCGTTGATTTAAAAGCTATCCCGCTTACAAGTGAGGAAAAAAAAGCTTTTGGTGTTAAAATTGGCGATAAAGCAATTGCAAAAAATATTTTAGCCTCACAGACGAGATTAGAAGATTATTTGCATGAAGAGGGTTACGGCCTTGCTTCAGTATCACGGCCAAAAGCAATCCTTAATCATGATCGTCATGAAATTACAGTCAGAACCTATGTGAATAAAGGTCCTAAATTAGTTGTGGGGCCGTTTCATTTTAAAGGGTTAAAGCATGTAAAGCAGGATTATGTTGCGCGCCGTATTCATCTTCATGAAGGTGAGCTTTATAAGCCGTCTTCAATTGAAAATTCTCGCCTGGATCTTGGTAGTACGGGGCTATTTTCGGCAATCCAAATCGAAAATGCGCCACCAGTCATATCCATTTCACCTGATAAAAGTGAAGTTGAAAATGTATCTCAGGCTATGCCTTTGAATTTTTCATTTACTGAAGGGAAACGTCATCGCGTTGCTGGAGAAGTCGGGTTTTCTACAGATTTGGGAGGACGTTTGGGGGCAAGCTGGTTACATCGTAATCTTTTGGGCAGGGGAGAGCAGCTTAAAATTTCGGCTCTTGCAACAGGTCTGGGCGGATCGGCCCAGCAAGGTCTTGGTTATGATGGTTATGTCGATTTCAGTAAGCCCGATTTTTTAGATCGTGGGCGTGTTCTTAATTTAAGAGCTGAAGGGGTCAGGCAGCTTTTATATTCTTACCACCAAACAGCGCTTATTTTGCGGGGAGGTTTTTCCCAGCCAATTAATGATGAGTGGAAACTAAATGGCGCCATATCGCTTGAACAAGAAAATATTAAGCAATTTGGCAAGTCACGCAATTATTTTATAGCGTCTCTCCCTCTTGGCGTTGATTATGACGGTACTGGTCGTACTAGCCCTATTGATCCTGCTACTCATGGTGTAAAAATTTCTATCTCTGTCACGCCTTCTGAATCTCTTGAACATCAAACTTCATTTTTCGCTATTTTGAACGGACAGATATCGACTTACTTTGATATACATAATCTTGGTTTAACCCGCCCAGGCAGAAGTATCATTGCCCTAAGGGGGATTGTTGGCTCTATTCAAGGGGCCACAACGTGGGATATTCCGCCAGATCAACGCCTTTATGCAGGTGGTCAGTCTACAGTGCGCGGTTTTAGATATCAGGGGGTTGGTCCGCAATTTCGCAACTCGAAATATGCTATCGGGGGCAGTTCTATGGATGCAGCTACGATTGAGTATCGCCAGAGACTTTTTAAAAGTTTCGGAACTGCCTTATTTGTTGATGCTGGTCAGGTTGGAAAAGGGTCTATGCCTGGTCATGGGAAGTTACGCGTAGGTTATGGTGCTGGTGTGCGCTATTTTACTCCTATTGGTCCAGTAAGGCTTGATATCGCATTGCCTTATAAACGTCCGCCACGTGGAGATAAATGGGAGCTCTATATTGGTTTGGGAGAGAGCTTCTGA
- the miaB gene encoding tRNA (N6-isopentenyl adenosine(37)-C2)-methylthiotransferase MiaB, giving the protein MSQPALSPNTRGLHIITWGCQMNVYDSARMADVLQPLGYRPVETAEEADMIILNTCHIRERAAEKVFSELGRLRLICEARKAEGHNTLLAVAGCVAQAEGEEILARAPYVDLILGPQTYHRLPEMVARVARAGKTVIETDFPVETKFDFLPEDAAPQTNGNLTAFLTIQEGCDKFCSFCVVPYTRGAEISRPVSSVMAEASRLVQSGVKEITLLGQNVNAYHGLEDDKIVGLAGLAERLRTIPGLERVRYTTSHPRDMDQSLIDAHKNNPILMPFIHLPVQSGSDRILKAMNRGHTAEEYRDIIRKLRQARPDIALSSDFIVGHPGESDKDFEETLQLVRDVTFASAYSFKYSPRPGTPAAGQPFQVDEDVKDKRLAILQALLREQQDAFNASLVGTVQDILVTNTGRKKGQLNGRSPYLQPVHFEGDISIIGQVVKVRITDQLTNSLSGVLL; this is encoded by the coding sequence ATGTCTCAGCCTGCTCTTTCTCCAAATACACGCGGTCTTCATATCATCACTTGGGGTTGCCAGATGAATGTCTATGATAGTGCGCGCATGGCTGATGTATTACAGCCACTGGGTTATAGACCTGTTGAAACAGCAGAAGAAGCTGATATGATTATTCTCAACACATGCCACATACGTGAGCGTGCTGCCGAGAAAGTTTTTTCAGAGTTGGGACGGTTACGTCTTATTTGCGAGGCACGTAAAGCAGAAGGACATAACACGCTGTTAGCGGTTGCGGGTTGCGTTGCCCAGGCAGAAGGCGAAGAAATTCTTGCACGCGCCCCTTATGTCGATCTTATTCTGGGGCCGCAAACCTATCATCGCCTCCCCGAAATGGTAGCACGTGTCGCCCGCGCGGGGAAAACAGTTATTGAAACTGACTTTCCAGTCGAAACTAAATTTGATTTCCTGCCCGAAGATGCAGCACCGCAGACAAATGGCAATTTAACAGCGTTTTTGACCATTCAGGAAGGGTGCGACAAATTCTGTTCTTTTTGCGTTGTGCCTTACACACGCGGCGCTGAGATAAGTCGTCCTGTTTCTTCAGTTATGGCAGAAGCATCACGATTAGTTCAAAGTGGCGTAAAAGAAATCACCCTTCTTGGGCAGAATGTAAATGCTTATCACGGACTGGAAGATGACAAAATAGTCGGACTGGCCGGACTGGCTGAAAGATTACGCACCATTCCCGGCTTAGAGCGCGTACGCTACACAACCTCTCACCCTCGGGATATGGATCAGAGCCTTATTGATGCTCATAAGAATAATCCTATCCTCATGCCTTTTATTCATCTACCCGTACAAAGTGGTTCTGACCGTATATTAAAAGCTATGAATAGAGGCCATACGGCAGAAGAATACCGAGATATTATCAGAAAACTTCGCCAGGCAAGGCCCGATATCGCACTCTCCTCTGATTTCATTGTTGGTCACCCAGGTGAAAGTGATAAAGATTTTGAAGAAACATTGCAGCTCGTCCGTGACGTTACTTTTGCGAGTGCCTATAGTTTTAAATACTCTCCTCGCCCTGGCACACCAGCTGCAGGACAGCCATTTCAGGTTGATGAGGACGTAAAAGACAAAAGATTAGCTATTCTTCAGGCTCTCTTGCGTGAGCAGCAAGATGCATTCAATGCGTCTTTGGTGGGAACTGTTCAGGATATATTAGTGACAAATACGGGCCGAAAAAAAGGGCAGCTTAATGGCCGCTCTCCTTATTTACAGCCTGTTCATTTTGAAGGTGATATATCCATTATAGGACAAGTTGTTAAAGTCAGAATTACCGATCAATTAACGAACTCTCTTAGTGGGGTTCTTCTTTAA
- the ybeY gene encoding rRNA maturation RNase YbeY, translated as MALQSPQQRVNLLVEDKRWHRAVPQLELLVSRAFNTTQRFLGKETNITYPNLVFSNDRQIKKLNAHFRGRNKPTNVLTFDPTYPGEGGDIILAYETMKRESTESQRSMKSHTAHLTVHGLLHLAGHDHYHPGEARAMETLETRILCAMHFADPWKQGRRLNR; from the coding sequence ATGGCTCTACAAAGCCCTCAGCAACGCGTTAATCTTTTAGTTGAAGACAAGCGCTGGCACAGGGCCGTACCCCAGCTTGAGCTTCTTGTTTCAAGAGCCTTTAATACGACTCAGCGTTTTTTGGGAAAAGAAACCAATATTACGTACCCTAATTTAGTTTTTTCAAATGATCGTCAGATCAAAAAACTTAATGCTCATTTTCGTGGACGTAACAAACCTACAAATGTCTTAACTTTTGATCCAACTTACCCTGGTGAGGGTGGTGATATAATTTTAGCTTATGAGACGATGAAACGTGAATCTACAGAATCACAACGCTCGATGAAAAGTCATACAGCTCATTTAACCGTTCATGGCCTACTACATCTTGCAGGCCATGATCATTATCACCCCGGAGAAGCCAGAGCTATGGAAACGCTAGAAACGCGCATATTATGTGCAATGCACTTTGCCGACCCCTGGAAACAGGGACGGAGACTAAACCGATGA
- a CDS encoding hemolysin family protein, with protein sequence MSDMTSSSERPNLLTLFSRKPRAQNLRQSITALVKEAAKLSKDTPESAELDRQERALILNVLRLCDITADDVMIPRADIVAMPDNLSYDEALNLMKTEHHSRLPVYHEELDETIGMIHVKDLISYEGPRDVLDLQSLLRQPLFIAPTIPVLDLMLQMRQLRTHMALVIDEYGSIDGLVTIEDLIETIVGDISDEHDEPVTTPWRVRADGSIDVDARLPIEVLEEKLGPVLTDSEREAEIETVGGLVFRLAEHVPTRDEVIIHPSGLAFRVLDADTRHILALRMRVPDDWAEKQKNITPQGNDHNSAT encoded by the coding sequence ATGAGCGACATGACGAGCTCGTCCGAACGGCCTAATTTACTTACTTTATTTAGCCGCAAACCCCGTGCGCAAAATTTACGACAATCTATTACTGCTTTAGTTAAAGAAGCCGCAAAATTATCGAAAGATACACCTGAATCTGCTGAACTTGACCGCCAAGAAAGAGCATTAATTTTAAACGTATTGCGTCTTTGCGATATCACGGCTGACGATGTCATGATACCAAGAGCTGATATTGTCGCAATGCCTGATAATCTCTCTTATGATGAGGCCCTAAACCTCATGAAAACAGAGCATCATTCTCGTTTGCCTGTTTATCATGAAGAGTTAGATGAAACTATCGGGATGATTCATGTAAAAGATCTGATTTCTTACGAGGGCCCCCGTGACGTTCTCGATCTTCAATCACTTTTGAGACAACCTCTTTTTATTGCCCCTACTATTCCCGTTTTGGATTTAATGCTGCAAATGCGACAGCTCCGTACTCATATGGCGCTTGTCATTGATGAATATGGCAGCATTGATGGGCTTGTTACTATTGAAGATCTTATTGAGACGATCGTAGGTGATATTTCAGATGAGCATGACGAGCCCGTAACAACCCCTTGGCGAGTACGCGCTGATGGCTCAATAGATGTAGATGCTCGCCTCCCTATAGAAGTTCTGGAAGAAAAATTAGGTCCTGTTCTTACTGATAGTGAAAGAGAAGCAGAAATTGAAACAGTCGGTGGACTGGTTTTTCGTCTCGCTGAGCATGTCCCAACACGTGACGAAGTCATTATTCACCCTAGCGGGCTTGCTTTTCGAGTTTTAGATGCTGATACGCGCCATATTTTAGCTTTAAGAATGCGTGTACCTGATGATTGGGCAGAAAAACAAAAAAACATAACCCCACAAGGCAATGATCATAACTCTGCCACTTGA
- a CDS encoding lysophospholipid acyltransferase family protein, whose translation MKTFITKTIMPAPTPLPNKHSRGSSSRPVFDPEALFDKNEPTSPRSLGRSIRCTLRLIAIFFWGLISCCFQAILIHAPGRLHVQFPCFFWKIVCTIMGIDIHTKGQRIGEIYSDKDINLGKRPVLYIANHSSWLDILVLGTVLPTLFIAKQEVRTWPLIGVLTRLGGTIYVSRNRQGTGQEVSDVTKRLREGYNITLFPEGTSSDGMRVLPFLSSLFAIAKPVKKRDMIEDENVPPLYLYSQFPLFMTD comes from the coding sequence ATGAAAACTTTTATCACAAAAACCATCATGCCTGCTCCTACACCTTTACCCAATAAACATAGTCGTGGGTCATCATCCCGCCCTGTTTTTGACCCCGAAGCTCTTTTTGACAAAAATGAGCCTACATCTCCACGCTCCTTAGGGCGCAGCATTCGCTGCACTTTGCGGCTTATCGCCATATTTTTTTGGGGCCTTATATCCTGTTGTTTCCAGGCAATACTTATTCATGCCCCAGGACGGCTACATGTGCAATTCCCCTGTTTTTTTTGGAAAATAGTTTGCACTATTATGGGGATCGATATTCACACAAAAGGTCAGCGCATCGGAGAAATTTATTCCGATAAAGACATTAATCTGGGAAAAAGGCCAGTTCTCTACATCGCTAATCACAGCTCATGGCTTGATATTTTAGTTTTGGGAACTGTTCTGCCCACTCTGTTTATTGCTAAGCAGGAAGTAAGAACCTGGCCACTTATTGGTGTTCTTACCCGATTAGGTGGAACAATTTATGTTAGTCGTAATCGTCAGGGAACAGGCCAAGAAGTTTCTGATGTCACAAAAAGATTGCGCGAAGGTTATAACATCACTCTATTTCCAGAAGGCACATCTTCTGATGGTATGAGAGTTCTCCCTTTCCTCTCCTCTCTTTTTGCCATTGCAAAACCCGTAAAGAAACGCGATATGATAGAGGATGAAAATGTACCTCCCCTCTATTTGTACAGCCAATTTCCATTGTTTATGACCGATTAG
- a CDS encoding DsbA family protein gives MVQEWFSLTCTHCAHFGTEEFPKIRKELIETGKIRYQFHDFPMDRVALVAAMIARSLPETRYEAFISSLFSRQMKWAFSEGDPLEHLRQEAALAGISSSQFDEIRNDQNFIKAISDKVDSDTKKYDIQGTPYFRFNNVAYAQDPETFETFADLVKKAS, from the coding sequence TTGGTTCAAGAATGGTTTTCTCTAACCTGCACGCACTGCGCTCATTTTGGAACTGAAGAATTCCCCAAAATTCGCAAGGAACTGATTGAAACAGGTAAAATTCGCTATCAGTTCCATGATTTTCCTATGGACCGCGTTGCTTTAGTTGCAGCAATGATTGCGCGTTCATTACCCGAAACACGCTATGAAGCCTTTATTAGCTCACTTTTTTCACGTCAAATGAAATGGGCTTTCTCTGAAGGTGATCCTTTAGAGCATTTACGGCAGGAAGCAGCTTTAGCTGGCATCTCTTCCAGTCAGTTTGATGAAATTCGCAATGACCAGAATTTCATCAAAGCTATTTCTGACAAAGTTGATAGCGACACCAAAAAATATGATATTCAGGGCACACCCTATTTCCGGTTCAATAATGTCGCTTATGCTCAGGATCCCGAGACATTTGAGACATTCGCAGATCTCGTTAAAAAGGCTTCATAA